AGCGCCCCGGCGCGTCTAGATTCGACGCGGCCGTGACATCGTGGTTCCCAGGAGCGAGGAAGTAGGGGACTCCGGCCTCCTGGGTGAGCCGGTTGATGAGCCCCACGAAACTGACGTTCCACTGTGTCGCGTCCTGTCCGTCGAACACCGCGTCGCCGCTCTGAAGCACGAAGCGCACCGGGTCGGGCCCCGCTTGGAGAGAGGCTATGGTGCGGAGCATCGACTCGACGACGAGGGAGTGCTCGTACTGGGGGTCCTTCCCGTCCCGGCGTCCCCGAGTGTCGCCGTAAACGATGAACGAGAAGCGGGTGACGTCGACGCTCTCTGCTTCGGGCGGAAGCGGGATGCGTGGCGGCTCGATGGCTACCACTTCTTGCTCAGACGCTCCCGGGCCGGCAATCGGGACGATCTGGGCGCTGGATGCGCCGGGCATGGCGAGGTACGCGGCAACCACCAGGGCCCGAGGCCCGAGATCGTTGAGCATACGTGGCAGATCCACCCAGTCAGGCCTATAGGTCTTCATCGCACGCTCTCCTGGATTGTTACCGGGACTACCGACGAAGCTGGCGACCGAAAATACGGCGCTCAGCAGCCGCGGCTATCCGCGGGCCGTTGGACGCAGGAAACTCAGTCGTGAGGGGCAAATTCCGGAGAGTTGTCGTCGAAACTCCATATGTACGGAGGCTCAGCGCCACACACCCGGGCATATGCGTAGAGTTGCCCGCGGTGATGGAGGAACTCGTCGCTGAGGATATTGAAGAGAACCCAGCCCGGAAGCGTCATATCCCACGGGGTCGGTACCATGGCGCTCAACTCCGCGTCGCCGATCGAGGCCACGGCCGCGTCCGCCTCATCCCAGCATGCCCTGGCGAACGAAACGACATCGGCCTTGTTCGCGAGGCCGGTCGCGATGCTTTCTTCTGATGATTCATCGGCCGTGACCTCACCCTTCGCGATACCTTGGGCGATGTTTCGCACGAGCGCACCTGACGTGTGGACCACCATCTCAGTCGGCGTGCGCATTCCCTGGACTGGATTGCTGTGGAATTGATCGTCGGGAATCACCTCGAGCAGGCGAAGGTACACCCCGTACTTCTGTCGGATCTGGTCCCACGCTTTGTCTAGCGTCTGCTTGTTCACAACTCCCTCCCTCTTATCCGAGGCGGCCGGCCCTCAGTCGGGTGTCAGCGAGGCACGGTGTCCCGAAGGACCGGGCCCGCAGATCATCGTAGACCCACCTGCACCATTCGCGAAAGCGAGCTAGGCCAAGGGCCTGCGCCGGAGTCCGGCGTTACATGACGTGGCGTTGGGACTTCGACCCGTCCCATCCGCCTTCGTTACTAGCCCGTTAGGCGAAGTCCGTATTCAAGAACCACAACCTGGGGCCACTCGACTTCAAACACGGACACCGCCGCGGCAGGTCCACTGAAAACTTCGTCGCCACCGTGAAGGTCGGCGTTAGTACCCAGCCGGTATAGGAAGTCGATCGTACCTCCGTGCGTGACCGCCAACACATGGTCGTGGACCAAGATGTCCTCTAGCCACGCAACGACCCGATCAAAGTGCTGACCTCTACTCTCTCCGTTCGGGATCACGTACTCGGCGTCCAATCGGCGGAACGAGCGGAACTCATCAGGAAACGTGTCTTGGCATTGGCCGGCCGTAAGCCCCTCAAAGATCCCAAAGCATCTCTCGGCGAGTCTTGGCTCCTCAACGTTTTCTAAAATACCAAGGCTCCGTGCGGTCTCTTTGCACCTGGTAGCTGGGCCGCAGTAAACGGCGTCGTATTCCGCGGTGCTGAAGCTGGTCGCTTCCAGCTCTAGTCGTTGAACTTCCGTCAGACCCTCATCGCCAGCACCGCTGAAGATCCCCTGCTCGTTCAACGCGGTCGTTCCGTGCCTCAAACAAGACACCCTCATAACACTCGCGTCCGTTCAGTCCCGTGAGAGCATGTCATGTCAACGGACCGCTCGCGTCGTATGTCGCGAGTGGCGTAGGACCATGCAGCCTCACCACCCGAGCCGCCCGGTCACTCAGATGGCAGCTTCTTGCCAGCAGTCAGTCTCCGAGCACGTATCCGAAGATGAGCGGCGCTACGATCGAGGCGTCCGAGTTGATCTCGAAGCGGGGCGTCGAGGGATCGAGCTTGCCCCACGTGATCTTTTCGTTGGCGGGAGCCCCAGAGTAGCCGCCATATGATGGTTGGGCGTCGGTGATCTGGCAGAAGTATCCCCAGAACGGGACGTCTTCGTTCAGGTCCTGGATGAGGCTGGGCACCGCACAGATCGCAAAATCCCCCGCGATGCCACCCCCGATCTGGAAGAAACCGACCGACGGCTCCGCACCGGCTCCGTGGTTGGCCCGATACCACTCGATGAGCGCCTGAAACTGCTCCGTGCCGGTCTTCACACAGAGGTGATCTGGCAGCAAGCCCAGGATTACGTTGGCGGCAAACATGTTGCCCGTGGTGGAGTCTTCCCACCCGGGTGCGAACACGGGGATTCCCATCTCTGCGGCCGCGAGCATCCAGGAGTGTGCGGGATCACCCTGATAGTGGTCCGAAAGCGTTGGGTCCTCGAGTACTTGCAGGAGGAACTCGCCCGGGGTCATCCGGTCTCCGTTCTCGGCCGCGGCCTGCCACGCCGCGAGCAACCGGGCCTCGATGTGTCGCATGACCGTCTCCGGAATGCACGTGTCGGTGACACGGTTCATCCCCCGCTCATGGAGCGTCTGCTCATCCCTGGCGGAGAGATCCCGCCACGAGGAGACGATCTCATAGTCGCGATTCGCCACCAAGTTGAAAACGTCCTCCTCCAGGTTCGCACCGGTGCACGAGATCGCGTGCACTTTCCCCTCGCGAATCATGCGCGCAAGGATGACCCCCAACTCGCCAGTCGAGGCGGCCCCGGCCATCGCGAGCAGCATCTTGCCACCCGCGTCTATGTGCGCCTCATACGCCCTCCCGGCCTCAAGGACTTCTCGCGCGTTGAAGTGGCGATAGTGCTTCTCGAGGAAATCCCGGACTGTGCCCAATCAACGACTCCTACTACGAGACCTCTCGTCTCCCCTTCTGCAGTACCCGACCCGCACGCACACCCGTAAACGCCCCGTCCTTGATAGCGGCCTCGCCGTTCACGAAGACGTGCACCATGCCCTCCGAGTAGTGGTGCGGATCGGTGTATTCGGCCACGTCACGTACTGCATCGAGATCGAACACCACGATGTCCGCAATCGCACCGGCGCGCAGCACGCCCCGGTCGGGCATCCCGAACACCTGCGCCGGTAGCGACGTCATGCTCCGGATCGCCTGCTCCAGGGAGACCGTGCCCTTCTCCTTCACGTAGAGCCGTATCTTTCGTGCGAACGCCCCATAACTGCGCGGGTGCGGCACTCCTTCGTCCATCGGCACCAGACCGCCGTCAGACGACGTCATCGTCCACGGCTGCACCATGAGTGTCTCGACATCGTCGTCGTGCATGTTGAACGAGACGATGCTCACGCTCCCGCCCCGGATGAGATCGATCGCGGTGTCGATCGGGTCCTGCCCTCGCTCCTCGGCGACCGCACTCAGGAGCCTGCCCTCGATCGACTCGTCCGGGCGGTATCGGCGGAACTGGATTCGGTCCGCGCCACCTCGGCGAGCGAGGCCCTCGACCATTCCCTCACGGATGCGAGCCATGACGTCGGGGTCGTCCATGCGGGCCATCAGTGAGTCGCGTCCGCCCGCTTGCGACCACCTTGGCAGCAAGGCCGCGTTGAGCCCCGTCGCCGACGCGGTGTAGGGATACTGGTCCGCGAAGACCTGCACGCCCTCGGCCCGAGCGCGTTCGACTCGCTGCACGATGGCGGCCCCATATCCCCATACGTCCGGTCCCAGCGCCTTCACGTGGGTCAGCACCGTCGGGATACCGGCAACGCGTCCTACGTTGATGACCTCCTCGACCGAGGCGATCAGGCCTATGCTGTACGTCGACTCGTCTCGGTGGTGGCTCGTATACGAGCCACCGAATGGCGCGACCTCCTTGGCGAGTTCCTCGATCTCCTCGGGCGGGGCGTAACTGCCCGGCACGTAATAGGTCCCGGAAGAGAGGCCCCACGCCCCTTCCGCCATGCCGTCGCGCACGAGCCGACGCATGCGGTCGAGCTCGGCCGGCGTCGCTACGCGATCCTCGCTGCCAAGCACCGCGCGGCGCACGGATCCATGACCCACGAGTTGGGCCGCGTTCACTCCGAGCCCGTCGACCTGCAGTTCAGCTCGTTGCTCAGCCAGATCGAGGCTGCCGCCACCGTCCGGATTCACGAAGACCGTGGTCAGACCCATCGCCAGCAGCGGCTCAGCGTGGCTCAACCCGGGCGAGGCGAGCCCTGGTCCTGCATGGGAATGCACGTCGATGAAGCCGGGTGTCACATAGAGGCCCGTAGCGTCGATCACCTCGTCGGCCGCAACGTCACCCAGATTGCCGACAGCCTCGATCCGGTCGCCTCGGATGAGCACGTCCGCGCGAATCCATGGATTGCCCGAACCGTCCATGACTCGACCATTCCTGATCAGAATCGTGCGGTCCTGACCGGCTACTGCGGTGGTGGCGCAAAGGCCGATCGCGCAGAGGACGGTCATGGCGCGTCGCATCATTCGCTCGTCTCCCGTCTCAACTCGGTGCTGGGGCGACGACCCCGGGGCTTGAGGCGAAAGTATACTACCAGACGGCAGGCACGGAAGCGGGCCCAGACAACCAGCAGGACGGAGGCCATGCGCGACGCGAGCGAACTGGCGAAGCTGCTCGAGCGGATCGACGGACGGGGGTACAAGGCGTACAAGGAGATCTCTGGACCGTGGCGGTTCTCGGACTTCACGCTGCACGTCGATCACGTGCAGGGGGACCCGTTTGCGGCCCCTACTCGGGTGCGCGTGACGCTGAGCACGGACGTCGTCGACCTCCCGCAGTCGGCCTACCGAACTCGGCCGCGCGCGCTCGGTACGGCGGCGTTCCTCGCTCGGGCTTTCGCGCAGGCCGCCCGCGGCGGCGGTCGGTCGGGCAGCGGCAAGAGCGGAGAGATCCGGATGGAGGATCCTGGTCAGACCGTTCTCCTGCAGACCGCCGTGCTCATGCGCGAACACGGGGATCTAGAGGCCCGCTTTACGGTCGGGCTACCTGCGCAAGGGCGCCGTGTGCTCGGCCGCCAGGCGTCCGAATTGCTGACCGCGCGCGTCCCGCAGCTCGTGCGCGCCACGCTGATAGCGTCGGCGCACGACGTCGCCGAGATCGAAGCTCACGCAGCCACCAACGAAGACGCCGACGCCCTCAGAAGCCAACTGGAGGGGCAGGGATTGGTCGCTTTCATAGCGGATGGCTCGGTGCTGCCACGCCGAAGCGGAATCGACGATCGACCGCTAGAGGGCGAAAACGTCGTTTCCTTCCGCTCGCCCGAGTCGCTTCGAGTGACGCTCGAGCTTCCGAGCGCCGGTACGGTGTCGGGCATGGGCGTTCCACAGGGTGTGACGCTGATCGTGGGGGGTGGCTTCAACGGCAAGAGTACGTTGCTCCGTGCCATCGAGTCGGGCGTCTATAACCACCGGCCCGGGGACGGGAGGGAACGGGTGGCCACCCGATTCGACGCGGTGAAGGTGCGCGCGGAAGACCGACGTTCGGTCTCGGGCGTCGACATATCGAGCTTCATCGATGGACTCCCGTTCGGACAGGACACGAAGCGATTCTCCACGGAGAACGCCTCGGGATCGACGAGTCAGGCCGCGGCGATCGTCGAAGCGCTCGAGGCCGGTGCGCGACTGCTGCTCGTCGACGAAGACACCTCGGCGACGAATTTCATGATCCGTGATCGCCGGATGCAGCAGCTCGTTCCGAAGGAAGGCGAGCCGATCACGCCCTTCGTCGATCGCGTACGCGAGTTGTACGAGAGTCGGGGCGTGAATTGCGTGCTCGTGCTCGGAGGGAGTGGGGACTATCTGGACGTGGCCGACACCGTGATCCGTATGACCGATTACGCACCGTGGGACGTCACCGCGGAGGCGAGGACCGTGGCGGCGGAGATCCCGACCGGACGAGCGACGGAACGGAAACGACCGCTTACTACGTTCTCCCTCCGTCGCGTTCAGCCGCGTTCCGTCGACCCGAGCAAGGGCCGTCGTGCGTCGTACGTGCGCGTGCCAGACGACCGAACTCTCATCTTCGGCAGTGAGACCATCGACCTCGCCGGCGTCGAGCAGATCGCGAGTCGCGCGCAGATGCGGGCGATCGGACAGGGTCTCGTCCTGTTGGCCGAGCGAGTCCTGGGGGAAGACTCCGCTGAAGCAAGCAGGCCCCTCAGCAGCGCAGTCGACGTTGCCGGCGCGCTGGACGCCGTCGAGAGCCTCCTCGAGGAGGGAGACTTGGACGTCCTCGACCCCCGCCGCGTCGGCGACCTCGCGGAGTTCCGGCGCTTTGAGCTGGCCGCCGCGTTGAACAGGTTGCGCACATTGCGGGTAGATTAGTCCCCCGATGAGACCCGGTCCGACTCTAGAAGGGTGATCGGCAAGGGGGGTGGGCCGCGCGACCCACGCCATACGGCGTGGGTGCCCCGTGCTTGCGCGCGTTCAGGCAAGGAACGACGAGGAGTCGTAGCCGAGCGGGCACCGACGCCGAAGGCGGCGGTGCGACGAGGAGAGACGATGGATCAACCGCGCGGGCACCGACGCGAAGCGTTGGTCGCCATGTGCCCAACACCATGATGAGAGGACACACATGTCTGTGGGTTGCGGTGGCACGGCCCCCTTGCCGATCACCCTTCTAGGAGGGCAGCTACCGGCCGCGATCCCGGAACTGGGCGCCGCAGTCCCTGGGCTCGCAGTATCCGGCACCGCGAGCGCGGAGCCGTTCCTCATCGAGGGCGAAGCCGCCTCCGCCCAGGGTGTGCTCAAAGGCGGGATCGACCGCATCCGCATCCATGACCGTGTGGTCGTGTGCGACCTGACAGTCGGAGACTCACTCGGGGTCAATTTCATCATGATGCCAGGGGCGCTTCGACGGGAACGGACAGGCCCCCTGGGGACCGTCATGGAGAACATTGTCGTCACGCCGACGCTGCCGTTGGTGGCGGTGCAGTGGAGCGGATCGCCGGTGGGAGACGATGGCGCGTTACGGCTCACGGTCACCCCGGGCGGTACGCAAGTCCGGTACGACGTGCACGACGGAGTCCTGCGCGCGGTTGGCCAAGATCCAGACCGGTCGGTCGCGGTGGTGCTGTACGGAGGCACGGGGAAGTGGACTCTTGCGGACGAAGGCGACGGCCGCGTGCTCGCGTCACACGAGATGGGCGGCGACGGGCCGCTGACGCTCTTGGTCACCGCAGGAAGCGAGGCCGCGCTCCGCTCCACGCTCGCTGCAGCCGCTCACTTACCTGTGCATGAACGGCGCGCCGCGTCGTCGACGACCGATAACGTCCGGGTCGTGACGGGGGTCGCGGAGCTCGACGACGGCATTGCGTGGGCGTCGTTCCGCGTTCGTGCGTCACTCCGGCGTGGCGCCGTGACGACTCCCGGCCACCACGCGTTCTGGTCGGGCCTCGGGGCGCTCGCGGTCGCGGACGTGGAGAGCGCAAGCCGGGCTGTGGCGCTCCTGGAAGGCAAGCTCGGGGCGGGAGAGGCATGCCAGCCGGCGTGGCCCGTGGACGCGATGGCTGCGCTGCTCGCGGCGCGC
The Gemmatimonadota bacterium genome window above contains:
- a CDS encoding DinB family protein → MNKQTLDKAWDQIRQKYGVYLRLLEVIPDDQFHSNPVQGMRTPTEMVVHTSGALVRNIAQGIAKGEVTADESSEESIATGLANKADVVSFARACWDEADAAVASIGDAELSAMVPTPWDMTLPGWVLFNILSDEFLHHRGQLYAYARVCGAEPPYIWSFDDNSPEFAPHD
- a CDS encoding histidine phosphatase family protein, with translation MNEQGIFSGAGDEGLTEVQRLELEATSFSTAEYDAVYCGPATRCKETARSLGILENVEEPRLAERCFGIFEGLTAGQCQDTFPDEFRSFRRLDAEYVIPNGESRGQHFDRVVAWLEDILVHDHVLAVTHGGTIDFLYRLGTNADLHGGDEVFSGPAAAVSVFEVEWPQVVVLEYGLRLTG
- a CDS encoding deoxyhypusine synthase family protein, coding for MGTVRDFLEKHYRHFNAREVLEAGRAYEAHIDAGGKMLLAMAGAASTGELGVILARMIREGKVHAISCTGANLEEDVFNLVANRDYEIVSSWRDLSARDEQTLHERGMNRVTDTCIPETVMRHIEARLLAAWQAAAENGDRMTPGEFLLQVLEDPTLSDHYQGDPAHSWMLAAAEMGIPVFAPGWEDSTTGNMFAANVILGLLPDHLCVKTGTEQFQALIEWYRANHGAGAEPSVGFFQIGGGIAGDFAICAVPSLIQDLNEDVPFWGYFCQITDAQPSYGGYSGAPANEKITWGKLDPSTPRFEINSDASIVAPLIFGYVLGD
- a CDS encoding amidohydrolase family protein, which encodes MMRRAMTVLCAIGLCATTAVAGQDRTILIRNGRVMDGSGNPWIRADVLIRGDRIEAVGNLGDVAADEVIDATGLYVTPGFIDVHSHAGPGLASPGLSHAEPLLAMGLTTVFVNPDGGGSLDLAEQRAELQVDGLGVNAAQLVGHGSVRRAVLGSEDRVATPAELDRMRRLVRDGMAEGAWGLSSGTYYVPGSYAPPEEIEELAKEVAPFGGSYTSHHRDESTYSIGLIASVEEVINVGRVAGIPTVLTHVKALGPDVWGYGAAIVQRVERARAEGVQVFADQYPYTASATGLNAALLPRWSQAGGRDSLMARMDDPDVMARIREGMVEGLARRGGADRIQFRRYRPDESIEGRLLSAVAEERGQDPIDTAIDLIRGGSVSIVSFNMHDDDVETLMVQPWTMTSSDGGLVPMDEGVPHPRSYGAFARKIRLYVKEKGTVSLEQAIRSMTSLPAQVFGMPDRGVLRAGAIADIVVFDLDAVRDVAEYTDPHHYSEGMVHVFVNGEAAIKDGAFTGVRAGRVLQKGRREVS
- a CDS encoding ABC-ATPase domain-containing protein — protein: MRDASELAKLLERIDGRGYKAYKEISGPWRFSDFTLHVDHVQGDPFAAPTRVRVTLSTDVVDLPQSAYRTRPRALGTAAFLARAFAQAARGGGRSGSGKSGEIRMEDPGQTVLLQTAVLMREHGDLEARFTVGLPAQGRRVLGRQASELLTARVPQLVRATLIASAHDVAEIEAHAATNEDADALRSQLEGQGLVAFIADGSVLPRRSGIDDRPLEGENVVSFRSPESLRVTLELPSAGTVSGMGVPQGVTLIVGGGFNGKSTLLRAIESGVYNHRPGDGRERVATRFDAVKVRAEDRRSVSGVDISSFIDGLPFGQDTKRFSTENASGSTSQAAAIVEALEAGARLLLVDEDTSATNFMIRDRRMQQLVPKEGEPITPFVDRVRELYESRGVNCVLVLGGSGDYLDVADTVIRMTDYAPWDVTAEARTVAAEIPTGRATERKRPLTTFSLRRVQPRSVDPSKGRRASYVRVPDDRTLIFGSETIDLAGVEQIASRAQMRAIGQGLVLLAERVLGEDSAEASRPLSSAVDVAGALDAVESLLEEGDLDVLDPRRVGDLAEFRRFELAAALNRLRTLRVD